A window from Prochlorococcus marinus CUG1435 encodes these proteins:
- the trpD gene encoding anthranilate phosphoribosyltransferase has translation MSFKLSNTEILNILMEGRNLDDATSRLLMQRWVNDEISEVQTGAFLSALRVKGCSGIELSSMAQELLNVCKLPVTRPNLYMVDTCGTGGDGANTFNISTAVAFVAASCGVNIAKHGNKSASGKVGSADVLLNLGLNLNCSLEKVISAVNEIGITFLFAPVWHKSLIKLAPLRKSLGIRTVFNQLGPLVNPLRPNAQVLGVASEDLLEPMGSALLKMGMNRVVVVYGSGGLDEASLQGENKLVFVEKETLRFSKINITDFNHENISNDKLVVSDSDSNEEILKSVLNGSGKKAHKNVVALNTALVLWASGIEDDLHAGFNKALLSINQGKPWEKFLLLKTYLSSDELVPS, from the coding sequence ATGTCTTTTAAACTATCGAATACTGAAATTCTTAATATTTTAATGGAAGGGAGAAACCTTGATGATGCAACCTCTAGATTGCTAATGCAAAGATGGGTTAATGACGAAATCTCTGAGGTTCAAACTGGAGCTTTTTTGAGCGCTTTAAGAGTCAAGGGATGCTCAGGAATAGAATTATCTTCTATGGCTCAAGAACTCTTAAATGTTTGTAAATTGCCAGTAACTAGGCCAAATTTGTATATGGTAGATACCTGCGGAACTGGAGGTGATGGAGCTAATACTTTTAATATTTCTACTGCAGTTGCATTTGTAGCAGCATCTTGTGGTGTAAATATTGCTAAACATGGAAATAAAAGTGCAAGTGGAAAAGTTGGCTCTGCTGATGTTTTATTGAATCTAGGTTTAAATCTTAATTGTTCATTGGAAAAAGTAATTTCAGCAGTCAATGAAATTGGAATAACATTTTTATTTGCACCTGTTTGGCATAAATCTTTAATAAAACTTGCTCCATTAAGAAAATCCCTTGGAATAAGGACAGTATTTAATCAACTTGGCCCATTGGTAAATCCTTTAAGACCTAATGCGCAAGTATTAGGTGTTGCTTCCGAGGATCTATTAGAGCCAATGGGAAGTGCACTATTGAAAATGGGCATGAATAGAGTAGTAGTAGTTTATGGTTCTGGAGGTCTTGATGAAGCTTCACTTCAAGGAGAAAATAAATTAGTATTTGTCGAGAAAGAAACATTAAGATTTTCAAAAATAAATATCACAGATTTTAATCATGAAAATATATCAAATGATAAGCTTGTTGTTTCTGATAGTGACTCTAACGAGGAAATATTAAAGTCTGTTTTGAATGGTTCTGGGAAAAAAGCTCATAAAAATGTTGTTGCCTTAAATACTGCATTAGTCTTATGGGCATCAGGAATAGAAGATGATTTGCATGCAGGCTTTAATAAGGCGTTATTATCAATTAATCAAGGAAAACCTTGGGAAAAATTTTTACTCTTGAAAACCTATTTATCCTCAGATGAATTGGTTCCAAGTTAA
- the carA gene encoding glutamine-hydrolyzing carbamoyl-phosphate synthase small subunit, whose translation MNNPYKKNAKLVLSNGIIFPGFSFGASGTAVGEVVFNTGMTGYQEVITDPSYYGQLLTFTYPEIGNTGINLEDSESSNTVKGIIVRNYSSNKSNWRSLKSFEQWLVENNIIGLYGIDTRALVKILRSNGSMNGVLTSEDKTLESCLKIIAETPKMEGLNLSKFVTTKQQYFWRSPSETNFDVRKKHSEKRKKLKVVAIDFGIKKSILNRLVSHGCEILVLPSQSSLEEILSNNPDGIFFSNGPGDPSSVSEGIALAKSLIKYGEIPMFGICLGHQIFGLALGGSTYKLTFGHRGLNHPCGKDNQIEITSQNHGFAIDPNSLSNKIAKITHYNLNDKTVAGLEVNNKPIFSVQYHPEAGPGPHDSDYLFKKFVSLMLERC comes from the coding sequence ATGAATAATCCTTATAAAAAAAATGCCAAATTAGTTTTAAGTAATGGGATTATATTTCCTGGATTTTCTTTTGGAGCTTCAGGTACTGCCGTTGGCGAAGTGGTTTTTAATACAGGAATGACTGGTTACCAGGAAGTTATTACTGATCCAAGTTACTATGGACAATTATTAACATTTACTTATCCAGAGATTGGAAATACTGGCATTAATCTTGAAGATTCAGAATCTAGTAATACTGTTAAAGGGATAATTGTTAGAAATTATTCATCAAATAAAAGTAATTGGAGATCTCTTAAGAGTTTTGAGCAATGGTTAGTGGAAAATAATATCATAGGTCTTTATGGAATTGATACAAGGGCTCTTGTTAAAATCTTAAGGTCTAATGGCTCTATGAATGGAGTTCTTACCTCTGAAGATAAAACTTTAGAAAGTTGTTTGAAGATAATTGCTGAAACGCCAAAAATGGAAGGGTTAAATTTATCAAAATTTGTTACGACAAAGCAACAGTATTTTTGGAGGAGTCCTAGTGAAACAAATTTTGACGTCAGAAAAAAACATTCTGAAAAGCGTAAAAAATTAAAAGTAGTTGCAATAGATTTCGGAATAAAAAAATCAATTTTAAACAGATTAGTCTCCCATGGTTGTGAGATTTTAGTTTTACCTTCTCAATCTTCTTTAGAGGAAATCCTTTCTAATAACCCTGATGGGATATTCTTTTCAAATGGGCCTGGCGACCCCTCTTCTGTTTCTGAAGGCATTGCTTTGGCCAAATCACTCATTAAATATGGTGAAATACCTATGTTTGGAATTTGTCTTGGTCATCAAATATTTGGATTGGCTTTGGGGGGATCTACATATAAACTCACTTTTGGACATCGAGGTTTAAATCATCCTTGTGGAAAGGATAATCAAATTGAAATAACTAGTCAGAATCATGGTTTTGCTATTGATCCTAATTCCCTCTCAAATAAGATAGCTAAAATAACCCACTATAACCTTAATGATAAAACTGTAGCTGGATTGGAAGTTAATAATAAGCCAATATTTAGTGTTCAATATCATCCAGAGGCAGGACCGGGTCCCCATGATTCAGATTATTTATTTAAAAAATTTGTTTCTCTAATGTTAGAAAGATGTTGA
- a CDS encoding STAS domain-containing protein, which produces MIEDFQKLTVSLRGNLDIKTNIIVFTFKGQLDAFSEKQFKTFVTNNFKNQLPLVIDLTKIDFLDSSGLGALVQTAKECKKLKLGFSVVGNSRVAQTIKLVRLGDFLNLKSNLDDALIYLKN; this is translated from the coding sequence ATCATAGAAGATTTCCAAAAGCTAACGGTTTCTTTAAGAGGTAACCTCGATATTAAAACAAATATTATTGTTTTTACTTTTAAAGGGCAACTTGATGCCTTTTCAGAAAAACAATTTAAGACTTTTGTTACTAATAATTTTAAAAATCAGCTTCCATTGGTTATTGATCTAACTAAAATAGATTTTTTAGATTCTTCAGGTCTGGGAGCTCTTGTTCAGACTGCCAAAGAATGTAAAAAATTGAAGTTAGGTTTCTCAGTTGTTGGTAATTCTAGAGTTGCTCAAACAATTAAACTTGTTCGCTTAGGGGATTTTCTTAACTTAAAGTCGAATCTTGATGATGCATTAATTTACTTGAAAAATTGA
- a CDS encoding ribonuclease III, whose translation MNYWIQNLVPYGSPEEIGVIQLAWLGDSVWELHQRLRHVHFPMKSKELHLSVVNEVKAKSQSKSLSQIEHLLNANEIDLIRRARNKTKRYPKSADPTIYSRATGFETLIGWLFLKDPKRLSILFEHLEI comes from the coding sequence TTGAATTATTGGATTCAAAACTTGGTCCCATATGGATCTCCTGAAGAAATAGGTGTTATTCAACTTGCTTGGCTTGGCGATTCTGTATGGGAACTGCATCAAAGACTTAGACATGTTCATTTTCCTATGAAATCAAAAGAACTACATTTATCAGTTGTGAACGAAGTAAAAGCAAAATCTCAATCAAAATCTTTAAGTCAAATTGAGCACTTATTAAATGCGAATGAAATAGATTTAATTAGGCGTGCTAGAAATAAAACAAAAAGATATCCAAAGTCTGCTGATCCAACTATATATTCAAGAGCAACTGGTTTTGAAACCCTTATTGGCTGGTTATTTCTAAAAGATCCTAAACGATTATCCATACTTTTTGAACATCTTGAAATTTAA
- the rlmB gene encoding 23S rRNA (guanosine(2251)-2'-O)-methyltransferase RlmB → MKKSSNNSSGKNSKHHKKNSNFYSKNTNLSKKNDRFLDNPSKNKVRNSFNDSDQKKSNFSSLTKRNPSNKFNVEVSHKERNNYQEHSNKSNFDDWIWGKHSVFEALIGKRAINRIWCTSEIFSSEKFYILLKDFKSKGVLIEEVSWNRLSQLTCGASHQGIALQLACAKTISLEKLIYYSKNNSANPIILALDGITDPHNVGAIIRSAEAFDCKGIILPQRRSAGLTGTVAKVAAGALEHLPVTRVVNLNRALDELKKNGFLVIGLSGNGKLSISKFYEKTPLVVIVGSEDKGISLLTQKKCDFLLRIPLKGKTSSLNASVAAAISLFHLTNK, encoded by the coding sequence ATGAAAAAATCCTCAAATAATTCTTCCGGAAAAAATAGCAAACATCATAAAAAAAATTCTAATTTTTACTCTAAGAATACAAATCTTTCCAAAAAAAATGATAGGTTTTTAGATAATCCTTCTAAAAATAAAGTAAGAAACAGTTTTAATGATAGTGATCAAAAGAAAAGTAATTTTTCATCTTTAACAAAAAGAAACCCATCAAATAAATTTAATGTTGAAGTTTCTCATAAAGAACGGAATAACTATCAAGAGCATTCAAACAAAAGCAATTTTGATGACTGGATATGGGGAAAACATTCGGTTTTTGAAGCACTTATTGGTAAAAGAGCTATTAATAGGATTTGGTGCACATCAGAAATTTTTTCTTCAGAAAAATTTTATATTTTACTTAAAGACTTTAAATCAAAAGGAGTCCTCATTGAAGAAGTCTCTTGGAACAGGCTTTCGCAATTGACTTGTGGTGCCTCACATCAAGGTATCGCTTTACAACTGGCCTGTGCTAAAACAATATCTTTAGAAAAATTAATTTATTATTCTAAAAATAACTCTGCTAATCCCATTATTCTGGCCTTAGACGGAATAACTGATCCACATAACGTCGGTGCAATTATAAGATCAGCAGAGGCATTTGATTGTAAGGGTATAATCCTCCCTCAAAGAAGATCTGCTGGTTTAACTGGTACAGTTGCCAAGGTTGCTGCAGGAGCCCTGGAACACTTACCAGTAACTAGAGTTGTTAATTTAAATAGGGCACTGGATGAACTAAAGAAAAATGGTTTTCTGGTTATTGGTTTGTCAGGAAATGGTAAATTATCGATTTCAAAGTTTTATGAAAAAACGCCCTTAGTTGTAATAGTGGGGTCTGAAGATAAAGGAATTTCATTACTTACACAAAAAAAATGCGATTTTTTATTGAGGATTCCTCTTAAAGGAAAAACTTCAAGTTTGAATGCCTCCGTAGCAGCTGCAATATCACTATTTCACTTAACAAATAAATAA
- a CDS encoding DUF1816 domain-containing protein — MIRNFGNKLGLAWWAKIETQHPNTTYWYGPFITKRSLKENMSSFIKDLTDEGSTNIKHIFVRCKKEEPLTV, encoded by the coding sequence TTGATTAGAAATTTTGGTAACAAACTCGGTCTAGCTTGGTGGGCTAAAATTGAGACACAGCATCCTAATACCACATACTGGTATGGTCCATTTATTACAAAACGAAGCTTAAAAGAAAATATGTCTTCTTTTATAAAAGATCTCACTGATGAAGGTTCTACAAACATTAAACACATTTTTGTTCGTTGTAAAAAAGAAGAGCCATTGACTGTTTAA
- the gatA gene encoding Asp-tRNA(Asn)/Glu-tRNA(Gln) amidotransferase subunit GatA, with product MDFNSFRKEINSKNASVKELVKDIFLKIESKDSVINSYTCTTKDIAISQAENIDKLIENKEILPPLAGLPIAIKDNICTKGVTTTCASEMLKRFVPPYESTASSKLWSSGGICLGKTNLDEFAMGSSTETSVFGVTSNPWDVNRVPGGSSGGSAASVAAGLSAAAIGSDTGGSIRQPASFCGVVGLKPTYGRVSRWGLVAFASSLDQIGPITNTVSDAAEILYSISGKDPLDSTCLDKPVPNYLTDLNKSIKDLKIGIIKECFEHPGLNSEVKESVLAGVERFKTLGAEIIEVACPRFNDGIATYYVIAPSEASANLARYDGVKYGYRSNEGSNLIDMTSKSRAEGFGDEVQRRILIGTYALSAGYSDAYYKKAQKVRTLIRNDFDNAFQKVDILLTPTCPTTAFLKGDFVNDPLSMYLSDLLTVPVNLAGLPAISIPCGFDNKGLPIGLQLIGNVLEEDRILNAANIFEIDAQVIKNRPIF from the coding sequence ATGGATTTTAATTCTTTTAGAAAAGAAATTAATAGTAAGAATGCTTCAGTTAAAGAATTAGTTAAAGATATTTTTTTGAAGATAGAGTCTAAAGATTCTGTTATCAATTCATATACATGTACTACAAAAGATATAGCAATTTCGCAAGCAGAAAACATAGATAAATTAATTGAAAATAAAGAAATTCTTCCTCCTCTTGCAGGCTTACCAATAGCAATTAAAGATAATATTTGTACAAAAGGTGTTACCACCACTTGTGCGAGCGAAATGCTCAAAAGGTTCGTTCCACCTTATGAATCTACAGCTTCAAGTAAATTATGGTCCTCAGGAGGTATTTGTTTAGGTAAAACAAATTTAGATGAGTTTGCAATGGGGAGTTCTACAGAAACTTCTGTGTTTGGGGTTACTTCAAATCCTTGGGATGTTAATAGAGTTCCAGGAGGAAGTTCAGGGGGCAGTGCTGCTTCAGTCGCTGCAGGATTATCTGCTGCAGCTATTGGTTCTGATACTGGAGGCTCAATAAGACAACCAGCCTCTTTCTGTGGTGTAGTGGGCCTTAAGCCCACTTATGGAAGAGTAAGTAGATGGGGATTAGTAGCCTTTGCCAGCTCACTTGATCAAATTGGTCCCATTACTAATACTGTCTCAGATGCTGCTGAAATCCTTTATTCAATATCTGGTAAAGACCCCTTAGATTCAACATGTCTTGATAAGCCAGTACCTAATTATTTGACCGATTTAAATAAATCTATTAAAGATTTAAAAATTGGAATTATTAAAGAATGCTTTGAACATCCAGGTCTTAATTCAGAAGTTAAAGAATCTGTTTTAGCAGGAGTTGAGCGATTTAAAACTTTAGGAGCTGAAATTATCGAAGTTGCTTGCCCTAGGTTTAACGATGGAATTGCCACTTATTATGTAATTGCACCTTCTGAAGCATCAGCAAATTTAGCTAGATACGATGGAGTAAAGTATGGTTACAGATCTAATGAAGGCTCTAATCTTATAGATATGACTTCAAAAAGTAGAGCTGAAGGATTTGGAGATGAAGTACAAAGGAGAATTTTAATAGGAACTTATGCTTTGTCTGCTGGATATAGTGATGCCTATTACAAAAAAGCTCAAAAAGTTAGAACATTAATAAGAAATGATTTTGATAATGCTTTTCAGAAAGTTGATATTTTATTAACCCCCACTTGTCCAACTACTGCTTTTTTAAAGGGTGATTTTGTTAATGATCCGCTTTCTATGTATTTGTCTGATCTATTAACAGTACCAGTTAATTTAGCTGGACTCCCAGCAATTAGTATTCCATGTGGTTTTGATAACAAAGGCTTACCAATAGGACTTCAACTAATAGGTAATGTATTGGAAGAGGATAGAATATTGAATGCTGCAAATATTTTCGAAATTGATGCTCAGGTAATCAAGAATAGACCGATATTCTAA